In Paenibacillus sonchi, a single genomic region encodes these proteins:
- a CDS encoding MFS transporter: protein MKNWETWKVNLIVLWFGQFLVNAGMTMITPFLSLYLAKDLGVQGDAIGLWAGLIFAANFMTSFLFQPLWGKLADKYGRKIMLLRSSFGMALVIVLMGFAQTPWQLLLLRLLNGTISGFNPASIALVSGNTPKARMGFAMGLMQSGSVAGTILGPLIGGALADWIGYRPIFYIVGALLFAASLLALFLVKEKFDRAEAAQVPQISVLEGFKELAKVPQLPALFGVTFLLQFAMIAPMTLLPLYVEKLHGSAVDIAFWAGVVSAVTGVSNMLASPVLGKLSDKVGAHRILTYALIGAALFIIPQAFVTSVWQLIIVRFLMGVFMGGLLPSVNALIRSYTPDGKESRAFGFNSSMLALGNMLGAVIGGFLSGFIGIEGLFLISGGFLLINTVWVRLKLYKGAAPRLFR from the coding sequence TTGAAGAATTGGGAGACGTGGAAAGTCAACCTCATTGTGCTTTGGTTCGGCCAATTTCTGGTTAACGCCGGAATGACCATGATCACCCCGTTCCTGAGCTTGTATCTGGCTAAAGACCTGGGGGTACAAGGCGATGCGATCGGGTTATGGGCCGGACTTATTTTTGCCGCAAACTTTATGACCTCATTCCTGTTCCAGCCGCTGTGGGGCAAGCTCGCCGACAAATACGGACGCAAAATCATGCTGCTGCGCTCCAGCTTCGGCATGGCACTGGTCATTGTGCTGATGGGCTTCGCACAGACGCCTTGGCAGCTCCTGCTGCTCCGCCTGCTCAACGGAACCATTTCCGGTTTCAATCCGGCCTCCATCGCACTGGTCTCGGGCAATACACCGAAAGCCCGCATGGGCTTTGCCATGGGGCTGATGCAGTCCGGCTCGGTCGCCGGGACCATCCTTGGCCCGCTGATCGGCGGGGCCTTGGCCGACTGGATCGGGTACCGCCCGATCTTTTATATCGTCGGCGCCTTGCTCTTCGCCGCCTCACTGCTCGCCTTATTTCTCGTCAAGGAGAAATTCGACCGGGCCGAAGCTGCACAGGTGCCGCAGATTTCCGTGCTTGAGGGCTTCAAGGAGCTGGCCAAGGTGCCGCAGCTGCCTGCGCTGTTCGGCGTAACGTTCCTCCTGCAGTTTGCCATGATCGCCCCGATGACACTGCTTCCGCTCTACGTGGAGAAGCTGCACGGCTCCGCCGTGGACATCGCGTTCTGGGCAGGAGTCGTCAGCGCCGTAACCGGCGTCTCCAACATGTTGGCCTCGCCTGTGCTCGGCAAGCTGAGCGACAAGGTCGGCGCCCACCGGATTCTCACCTACGCCCTGATCGGCGCTGCGCTGTTCATCATTCCGCAGGCCTTTGTGACAAGTGTCTGGCAGCTGATCATTGTCCGCTTTCTGATGGGAGTCTTCATGGGCGGCCTGCTGCCAAGCGTCAACGCCCTCATCCGCTCATATACGCCTGACGGCAAGGAGAGCCGGGCGTTCGGCTTCAACAGCAGCATGCTGGCTCTCGGGAACATGCTGGGAGCAGTTATCGGGGGCTTTTTATCCGGCTTTATCGGCATTGAAGGCCTGTTCCTCATCTCCGGCGGCTTCCTGCTGATCAATACGGTGTGGGTGCGGCTGAAGCTGTACAAAGGAGCCGCTCCACGGCTGTTCAGATAA
- the hemH gene encoding ferrochelatase, with the protein MTTKIGVLVMSYGTPESLEGVEAYYTHIRRGHAPSPEQLKELKDRYEAIVGGVFPLRENTNRQVEALQAALNNGHAGEEVEFVCYQGLKHASPFIEDGVEAMAKDGITHGVGIVLAPHYSVMSVGTYIKRAKEKAEASGIEMAFVESYHLHPELIEVLSRRVSAKLDLFEEAGAVREDVRVLFSAHSLPERILSMGDPYRDQLLATSEAVAKQAGVRNWQFTWQSAGRTSEPWLGPDILETIHELSEAQVKYVLAAPVGFVSDHLEVLYDLDIEAQALASELDMRLMRIDSLNSDPAYMSVLSDVVRTAAGQFKVSQS; encoded by the coding sequence GTGACCACTAAAATTGGTGTACTCGTTATGTCGTACGGCACGCCTGAAAGCCTGGAAGGGGTGGAGGCTTATTACACGCATATCCGCCGGGGCCATGCGCCTTCTCCAGAACAGCTGAAGGAATTGAAGGACCGATATGAAGCCATCGTTGGCGGAGTGTTTCCGCTGCGGGAGAATACTAACCGCCAGGTTGAGGCGCTGCAGGCCGCGCTGAACAACGGTCACGCCGGAGAAGAAGTGGAATTTGTCTGCTATCAGGGGCTTAAGCACGCCAGTCCTTTTATCGAGGATGGTGTGGAAGCGATGGCGAAGGACGGCATTACGCATGGTGTGGGCATTGTGCTCGCCCCGCATTATTCCGTAATGAGTGTCGGCACCTATATCAAACGCGCCAAGGAAAAGGCGGAAGCCAGCGGAATCGAAATGGCCTTTGTGGAGAGCTATCACCTCCATCCGGAGCTGATTGAAGTCCTGAGCCGCAGAGTATCGGCCAAGCTGGATCTGTTCGAGGAAGCCGGTGCGGTGCGTGAGGATGTCCGGGTGCTATTCAGCGCGCATAGTCTGCCTGAGCGTATTTTGTCCATGGGTGACCCGTACCGTGACCAGCTGCTGGCCACCTCTGAAGCCGTCGCCAAGCAGGCGGGAGTCCGCAACTGGCAGTTCACCTGGCAGAGCGCGGGCCGCACATCCGAGCCATGGCTGGGACCGGATATTCTGGAGACCATTCATGAGCTTAGCGAGGCGCAGGTGAAATATGTGCTGGCAGCCCCGGTCGGCTTCGTGTCCGACCATCTGGAGGTGCTGTATGACCTGGATATTGAAGCACAGGCGCTGGCCTCTGAACTGGATATGCGGCTGATGCGGATTGATTCGCTCAACAGTGATCCGGCTTATATGTCTGTGCTCAGCGATGTGGTGCGGACGGCGGCCGGGCAGTTCAAGGTGAGCCAGTCATGA
- a CDS encoding CapA family protein, protein MITALLTYSFMGGDGKDGQPPPAAEVASSPSPDPGEAAASVPPTLTPSLAPEATPEPEPSNSPSPAAEITPVPTEPDHTLAPEESAVPEKTDDPGDTGTPQAADSGLISGLPENAGTTVKLNFAGDVIFSGKAGQLLKQKGYDYSYAALDGIFKKDDLTVLNLETPITTGGVGAANKQFVFKGEPKALDSMKATGVDAVNLANNHTLDQGEEGLLDTLEHLNKRGIPYVGGGADAAEAYSAKYFERNGIRIALLGFTRVMPVMEWKAEAGKPGVASVYDSAEALKAVTAAKKKADLVVVVVHWGKERMEQYDSVQQSLGHSFIDAGADLVIGGHPHVLQGIEPYKGKWIAYSTGNFIFTRSQTRATWDTAVFQAECSVEGQCSMKLKPMNAELAQPVPMNEVDGQLLLHKVESLSSGLVKIGSDGSVVQVVK, encoded by the coding sequence ATGATTACTGCACTGCTTACCTATTCTTTTATGGGAGGGGATGGGAAAGACGGCCAGCCTCCGCCTGCCGCGGAAGTGGCCAGCTCGCCTTCACCTGATCCGGGAGAGGCTGCTGCATCCGTTCCGCCAACCTTAACGCCATCGCTGGCACCGGAAGCGACGCCTGAACCAGAGCCTTCCAATTCGCCTTCGCCGGCTGCGGAGATAACACCGGTTCCTACCGAACCTGATCACACCCTCGCGCCGGAAGAAAGCGCCGTCCCGGAAAAGACGGACGATCCAGGGGACACAGGAACCCCACAGGCTGCTGACAGCGGCTTAATCTCCGGCCTGCCGGAGAATGCCGGGACAACAGTAAAGCTGAACTTTGCCGGAGATGTCATTTTTTCAGGCAAGGCGGGACAGCTCCTGAAGCAAAAAGGCTATGACTACTCCTACGCCGCTCTGGACGGCATATTCAAGAAGGATGATTTGACTGTTCTCAACTTGGAGACCCCCATTACTACCGGAGGGGTAGGTGCCGCAAACAAGCAGTTTGTATTCAAAGGAGAGCCCAAAGCACTCGACTCCATGAAGGCTACCGGTGTGGATGCCGTCAATCTGGCCAACAACCATACCCTGGATCAGGGAGAGGAAGGCCTGCTGGACACGCTGGAGCACTTGAACAAGCGCGGCATTCCCTATGTGGGGGGCGGAGCGGATGCAGCAGAGGCGTACAGCGCCAAGTATTTTGAGCGCAACGGCATCCGCATCGCGCTGCTCGGATTTACACGTGTGATGCCTGTGATGGAGTGGAAGGCGGAGGCGGGCAAGCCGGGGGTGGCTTCGGTGTATGACAGTGCGGAAGCGCTGAAGGCTGTCACCGCCGCCAAAAAGAAGGCCGACCTGGTCGTTGTGGTCGTGCACTGGGGCAAAGAGCGGATGGAACAATACGATTCCGTCCAGCAGTCCCTTGGGCACAGCTTTATTGATGCGGGCGCGGATCTGGTTATCGGCGGGCATCCGCATGTGCTGCAAGGGATCGAGCCTTACAAGGGCAAATGGATTGCCTACAGCACCGGCAACTTTATTTTTACCCGTTCCCAAACCCGGGCCACCTGGGATACCGCCGTGTTTCAAGCGGAATGCAGCGTAGAGGGGCAGTGTTCCATGAAGCTTAAGCCGATGAATGCAGAGCTGGCTCAGCCGGTGCCCATGAAT